One Puntigrus tetrazona isolate hp1 chromosome 25, ASM1883169v1, whole genome shotgun sequence genomic window, taaaaatggaaagaaatacGTATAgcacatgtaaataaaattaaatacatattaagttaataattaatacatgtaTAAAATGGCAGATGAAGTATAGCAGatctaacattaaaatattaaactaaaacataTACAATTGATTGAAAGGTAATATTCTCATGGTTGCGAGTGTGATATTGCTTTTATACAACAGGTTGACGGCACGAGTGTGTAAATACATGAGAAACATGTCTTTAAAAGATACTTCCACCACAGGTTCAGATCTCGAACCGCATCCCAAATGATGACACACTTTGCCCTTATACACTATATACTTATGTCCTGTGTGCTCAACCTTGCAGGGCAtgaattttagcattttttttgtcattaataatcTGAGTCTGATAGCCTGAGTCTGATTAAAGCTGCAAAAGTGCGTGAAGTGTCCAACTTTTCTTTCTCACTTCAGGGCTAGTAACGAATAAACGCTTCATTTAAAGCTTATAGCTGTACTGTATTTTACGCTCACTGTATTATGTAAAgctttgagagagagagagagatggctCCGAATTCGGCGaagcaaacttttaaacaggCGCTATCTTTATTGATAATCTGCAGATGTGAGTTTTAAAAGGACTGAAAATACTGCCTTTCATGGCGCAGTGACAGTAATACTTGGAAAAGTCAGCAGTGTCCCCCTCCTCCGTTAACGCTGGAGCCAGAAGCCCCTCTTAAGTTGCTTGTTCACAACAGCGTTTCGGTCTCTTACAGTATAAACGTCTTTACTTCTTTACTGTTACACAGGACCTGTCCTGCAAACCCAGTCCGGAGCTCTGAAAGGTGAGTATGTGAAAGCCAAGGGAAAGGACACAGTGGTTCATTCCTATCTCGGCGTCCCGTTCGCCCAACCGCCGCTGGGTCCTTTGAGGTTTTCTCCCCCGCAGCCTGCGGAGAAATGGGCCGGAGTCAGAGATGCTACAAAGCAGCCCTTCATGTGAGAATAACACCAAACCGATGCACCTCTGGACGATTCGTTTCGCTTCGGCGCTCAGATTTAACATCGTTCCTCTGTGTCTGTCCCAGGTGTCTGCAGGATAAGCAGTTAGTTGAAGACTTGGTAGCCAATCTATCAATGAACATAGAGGTTCCCGACTCATCAGAGGACTGTCTTTACCTCAACGTCTACACACCTTCTAAACCTGGAGCAAACGACAAGTTGCCTGTAAGTGGGACTGATCCGGATGAGCTTTGCTGCCTTGTTATggatgtgtgtttatgtattttaatggtGTTTGGTGTAAAAAGGTCATGGTTTGGATCCACGGTGGAGGTTTGTTAATGGCCGCTGCGTCGCTGTTTGATGGACACCCTTTGGCTGCTTACCAGGATGTAGTTGTGGTTCTGATTCAGTACAGACTTGGCCTGCTTGGATTTTTCAGGTAAAAACGAATTGTTACCAACATTAGGATCCGAGACAACCCAAACTAGTTGTTTTAAGCGAATCCATATTCTTGATCTAAACCTGTCCAGGCATTGGAGTGACCATAAAAGATGacaaaatcaaacattattAAGGTTTTTATTTGGCTTTCCTTCATCAGCCCACGTGCCTCTGGACTTCAGACTTGCATGCAATCTGTTTGAACAGCCATAAAGTCTCATTAGTTCATGTTTTTGATGTTTCAGATTCTCTGATTAGTGACTGACACAGAGGTGTTGAGGTCTAAGGTTGTATGATAATCTTCTGCCCTTTAGCACGGGAGATGAACATGCTCCAGGAAACTACGGTCTTCTGGATCAGGTCGCAGCTCTTCAGTGGGTTCAGGAGAACATCCACAGCTTCGGTGGAGATCCTGGATCAGTGACCATCTTTGGAGAGTCTGCCGGAGGAGTCAGTGTGTCTTTACACGTAAGGGCTCAAACACAAAGATTTGATCATGTGATGATTAGAAAATTATATTGACCTGGCTTTACACatggctttaaataaatatacactcgTGTGATTTTCTCCACATCTTCTTTAGGTTCTTTCTCCATTATCCTCAAACCTCTTCCATCATGCCATCGCAGAGAGCGGCACGGCGGCAATGGACGCTATCATGAATCCCAACCCTCTGCCAACAGCCCAGGTACATTTCCCAAATGCattacaatttcaaattcacgattttcattttattacactgTGACGTGTGAGTTTTTCGATCAAAATGTATCGCCATCTTTCTGCAGTATGTAGGAAACGCATCTGGCTGTGATATATCAAGCACAAAGAAGATCGTTGACTGTGTGATGCAGCTGACAGAAGAGGACATCCAGACACTGGTTAAGGTCCGTCTGTTCACATACTGGCTTTTCTCATGCGATCTTGGCGTCTTCTTATGCGATAACTGTTGTGTCTTTTGAAACAGGAGAATCCAATGCTTCGTTTTGGAGTGACAGTGGATGGCTGGTTTCTTCCCAAGCCTGTAGAGGAGCTTCTTCAATCCCACGAGTTTAACAAAGTGCCTCTGATCAACGGAATCACCAGTGATGAATGTGGATATATGCTGCCTAACGTAAAGCACTGTTAATATGTTTAGGAAATAATACAAGCAGATTTGCTTTTCCAAACATTCTGTCATAATCGTacatcatattcatatttaggACATGCTTTTTTGTAGTTCTTTTCACCACAAGAATGGACAGAAGGGATGGACATCGAGCAGATCTTGCCATTTTTGACCGTCTTTTACCCCCCTGTAAGATAAAGCTCTTTTATCTTTGTtgcgtatttgtgtgtgtgcgtacaattttatttaatttaaaatgtgattttatttgcaCTAATTTTGTGTATCATAATTGAATGTAATACAATGTAATAGCTCTTGTCTATTTTTCTCCCCTTTTAGGTTCAAGACCAATCAGTTGTTGAGCTTGTTTTAAAAGAGTATCTTGGGACATCTCCTGACAGGACCAAAATCCGTGATGGTTTCCGAGAGATGTTAGGAGACTTCATGTTCAACATCCCTGCTCGCAAATTGGCAAATTATCACAGAGGTGAGATTTTGcagaaatcagtttattttaaggCCGTTTCAGTGATACTCAAAGGTAATTGTGAATTTTGTCTATTTCTAGATGCTGGTGCTCCGGTATACATGTATGAATTCCAGCATCCTCCCAGCGTACTTCAAAAGAAGCGACCCAGTTTCGTTGGAAGTGACCATGGAGATGagattatatttgtttttggtttgtgcTTTGCAAATGGACGTATGAAGCTGGAAGGTACGGCCCGATTATTAGGGAGCATAACAAATGAATGTAGTGGTAAATTTAGGAGTAAACACACTAAAGATGCGGCCAATTTTTGCAGACAAAAAGTTCAAGGTCTGTTGTCACAAGTGAGTTGATTTATGAAGGGCAGCTCACGCAGGAGTCACTCTCAAACTTGATCAGACAAGCAGGAAATGCACATGACCAACCTGAATGTGTTGCGATATCTGCTTAGAGAAATATTTCATCCTTATGGAAAGTTTCCAGCGAAGTGGATTTCTGCTAAATTGATTTCaacaaactgtaatatttaaaaaacaggaaGAAAGATTTCTCCATGCAGTCGGTCATGTGAATTTGCATCTTGTGACCGCATATTCAGATTTCAAACTTTggttgaatatatatttatatattaaatcacaAATGGATTCTATACATAATGAGTATCTGTCTTAGGATTTCTCTGTTAGGTTTaatgtctttcttctttttttaaatcaggaaAACTCACCGAAGAAGAGAATGAACTCTGTAAAACCGTCATGGCTTACTGGGGAAACTTTGCTCGTACCGGGTATGTAATACTTGCATAAAGTTGTCCagttaatggttttttttttggtggtaaAGTCGAGAATATAAAGGTGATACCCTGATATTGTGATGAGGGAAACATCCGCAGATCCTCATCACTGTGTGCCGAAAAATTACTTCAAATTTGGCAGGTTAAGTGTAAAATGTCAGGTGGTGCAACTCCCTGACAAAGTTGTGACATTTATGAATTGATAGTTTTACATGCTTTTTcatgatattaaataaaattttattaaaaataattgaaaaatgtcTGGTAAATGTCCAGCTGTGTCATTTGACTCTCCAAATATCCTGAcattaatcaattaatatataattttgacatcatttttaatcaaatgtaattaaaaacattgaaatgtatGTTAAAAACCTAAGACCACTCACATTATTCTGGTTCAGGGAACCTTTTGCTTGATAGTTTCCTAACATGGcatttttagaaaatttttagttaaaaaatatatatttatttttcaaatgacTTCAAATGTCATGTGGTGAGACTctccatataaatatataaaatatatttatgtgatcaggaaaattatttttacgTGGTGTTTTCAAGTCATTCAgaattttttactgaaaatggtttgaaagttttgaaagtcatttcagggtgTAAAATGTCACGCTGTGTGTAAATGTTctgatatttatgaattaataatttaaaagaaaaaaatgggtAACGCTTTCTGTGAAGTccgtatttataatacattataagggtgTTCTTAAGGCATTACACATTCCTTACAATcccttaagaatacccttattatgtattaaaaatacagacttTATAGAAAGTGTTAAAGACCATATGAAACTaacatgaatgcaaaaaaaatatatgtctaAAAATGgcacatgcattaaaaatgacgttttaaaagccattttcttTGTGGCAGGTCTCCGAATGGTCCGGGCCTCACAGAGTGGCCTGAATTTGGAGCTGAGGCCGAGTATCTCAGCATTGGACTGGAACAGAAACCTAGGAAAGACCTGAAGGGAAAACACTTCACTTTCATGACTCAAACCCTTCCACGGATCATAAAAGAGCTGAAGGAAGGCAAGTTACTAAAATAAGCTTTCACCAAGACTCTCTGCATGAAACTAAGAATTGCTACACATTTGTTTCTGACAGGACCTCTAGTTCACACCAAACTAGGAAGTTTAAGAGGTGCCTTCATGACTGCGAAGGGCAAGGAAACTGTCATCAGCAGTTATTTCGGTGTACCGTTTGCAAAGCCTCCGGTGGGTCCGTTGAGACTGGCTCCACCACAGCCTGCAGAGGCTTGGCAAGAAGTGAGAGATGCTACAAAACAACCACCCATGTGAGCATAAAGCAAAACTGATGAAATAAAACCATCATATGGTCTGTTCATATGCCAAAAATGACACGCTGTGTTCCTTTATCCCAGGTGCGTACAGTCAAGGGAGCTGCTTTTGGACCTATTAGCTAATGTGTCTATGGATGTGGAGGTTCCTGAAGTATCTGAAGACTGCCTTTACCTCAACATTTACACTCCTTCTAAACCTGGAGACAACAGCAAGTTACCTGTAAGTCTTTGGTCTGAATTTCAAAGAGTTTTctctatttttatgcataaatgtatacgttggttaacctttttttattattgtgtaataGGTCATGGTTTGGATTCACGGTGGAGGTTTTTCGGCAGCCTCTGCTTCCATTTTCGACGGACTTGTTTTGTCTGCTTATCAAGATGTTGTTGTGGTCTTGATCCAGTATAGGCTCGGTCTGCTCGGGTTCTTCAGGTAAAAACATCTATGGCTTCTCGACGTTTTCCTGTGGTCCTTAAGGCCAACATAAATCTGTTGCTGgagaaatattttgtgaaattctGATCACATGAATTCCTGGATTTTGGTCATGGAAATTTGCTGAACATCTCTAAACCATTAGTTATATAGAATACTTGTAGCCTCTTATATGATTAACGTCGCTTTAGCACGGGAGATGAACATGCTCCAGGAAACTACGGTCTTCTGGATCAGGTCGCAGCTCTTCAGTGGGTTCAGGAGAACATCCACAGCTTCGGTGGAGATCCTGGATCAGTGACCATCTTTGGAGAGTCTGCCGGAGGAGTCAGTGTGTCTTTACACGTAAGGGCTCAAACACAAAGATTTGATCATGTGATGATTAGAAAATTATATTGACCTGGCTTTACACatggctttaaataaatatacactcgTGTGATTTTCTCCACATCTTCTTTAGGTTCTTTCTCCGTTATCCTCAAACCTCTTCCATCATGCCATCGCAGAGAGCGGCACGGCGGCAATGGACGCTATCATGAATCCCAACCCTCTGCCAACAGCCCAAGTACATTTCCCAAATGCattacaatttcaaattcacgattttcattttattacactgTGACTTGTGAGTTTTTCGATCAAAATGTATCGCCATCTTTCTGCAGTATGTAGGAAACGCATCTGGCTGTGATATATCAAGCACAAAGAAGATCGTTGACTGTGTGATGCAGATGACAGAAGAGGACATCCTGAAGATTGCTAAGGTTTGCATCACAACCATCCATTCTTAAAcatgaaatgttatatttaatagattttattatttgtatgcaCGTGCATGTTTTACTTCTGACGGAAACGCTTGTAAGAAAATGGCACttgctttaatataaataacagatCATTTATGTTCTAAAttttctgtgcatatttttgaCTCCTAATTCAGGAACAACTAATGCTTCGTTTTGGAGTGACAATCGATGGCCGCTTCCTTCCAAAACCTGTAGAGGAGCTTCTTCAATCCCACGAGTTTAACAAAGTGCCTCTGATCAACGGAGTTACCGATGACGATGGTGGCTATACACTACCTAATGTAAtggaaaagtttatttttacatgcttttgctgtaaatgtaaacatattttttaaaggtgtgtctgaaaaatgtaatcttGAAATGTAAAGTGAACATAATGTATTCCACAACTATTTGCCTGTAGATTCTTGCACCCCCAGGATGGACAGATGGAATGGACAAAGAGCAGATCCTGccatttttgcctttatttaatCCTGATGTAAGACAGAACGCATAATTGATAtttatgcatatgttttttttttaagttcaaaacatttggttacactttattttgattgtgctTTTTAGACAGTCTACCAATTGTAATTAACTTTGTAACTACTTGTCAACTAATACTCAtaaatttgcaactacatgtctactaccTCTTAGAGTAGATtgatatgggtaggtttagggttttgATCAAGggaatgtaattattttttttttttttttaatttagtttaattttccCCTATTGTATTTGAAACTGTACCCCAGGGTTTTGTTCTAGGACCTCTGCCTATTCCTTTGTAGCAATTGGGAAACACTGAGTCAATTTTTCATTGCGATTATGCAAATATATCCCACTGTATCTGTATCTATATTTCTTATGAGGATCAGTAAACAAAACTTACCAGTTACACAATATAAAATTCAGTAGTTTCAGGACATTACTGAAATATTGCTTTTGGGGTGCAAAAATTCagataaatcattttttgtaaattgtgtaAATTATGTTCAAATGGTAAAGTAAAGCTAATTTAAATGTCCTTCTTTTAGTTTCAGAGTCAGGCGATTGCTGagcttgttttaaatgagtatcTGGGCACGTCCAATGACAGGATCACAATCCGAGAAGCTTTTCGAGAGATAATGGGCgacttttttttcaacatcCCCGCTCGCAAAGTATCGAATTACCACAAAGGTGAGAGTTTATTCAATTTATGCATTATTGTGCAATTATGCAAGTTGCATCAtttcaaaaattattaaatatatcttttttttactattaattcattatttttttctcttaataGATGCTGGTGCACCAGTATACATGTATGAATTCCAGCATTCTCCCAGTCTACTTAAAAAGAAACGGCCCAGTTTCGTTGGATGTGACCATGGAgatgagcttttttttgttctgggTTACTGCTTTGGAAAACATGTAAAACTGCAAGGTTTGCTACTATTAATCTATTAATACTGTGACTGCATCTCAGTTTCTATTTTAAGGATTTAACAGTACCTACCatcaaagcaataaaataatagcaGTCAGTCAACCTTTTTGTGCTTCATTATTCAGATGAAATCCCAGAGGAAGAGAATGAACTTTGTAAAACTGCCATGGCTTATTGGGGAAATTTTGCTCGCACTGGGTAAGTGATCAGCCCCTTCCAAGTTAGGCAAACAAATTACCAATCATTTTAGGCCAAGATTGCACCAGCACAAACTGTCTTTTGGAgttaaaatattgctttttttaatcaggatATACTTAAAATGCTCAGTGAAGAATTAGGAATGAAAAGTGTGGACAGTTACAGTATGCATCGGTTGGAGTTTCCCTTTCAGACACAAAATGTGTAGGAGAGTATTAGATGGAATTTATTGCTCAATTGTGATTTACTAACGTTTGCACTCATCAAATTACTAGTATTTGCACCATTACTTAACGCCcaatggaaatggaaatgatTTGGCTGCATCTGTGTACTTTAATCACCCTCAGAATTTTTGCCTCCCATCGGTGCTTTTATGGAATTGCACTCTAAGAAATCGCCCTGTTTAGTAAAAAATCCCTTTAGCCTAAGAAATAGCACTATAATTTAAACTTTTGCTATTTTGCAGTGCATATTTTACAAGATCTAAGAGGgattattactaatatatatacactgtactACTTAAAGGTCAGTTTTGGCGTTTTAAAGCCTCTTTGTCGTTGACGGCAGGTCTCCGAACGGTCCGGGCCTCACAAAGTGGCCTGAATATGGAGCTGAGGCTGAATATCTCGGCTTTG contains:
- the ces2b gene encoding uncharacterized protein ces2b; its protein translation is MAMRGSVVFCLCVLIQLSLNTVKAEDGPVLQTQSGALKGEYVKAKGKDTVVHSYLGVPFAQPPLGPLRFSPPQPAEKWAGVRDATKQPFMCLQDKQLVEDLVANLSMNIEVPDSSEDCLYLNVYTPSKPGANDKLPVMVWIHGGGLLMAAASLFDGHPLAAYQDVVVVLIQYRLGLLGFFSTGDEHAPGNYGLLDQVAALQWVQENIHSFGGDPGSVTIFGESAGGVSVSLHVLSPLSSNLFHHAIAESGTAAMDAIMNPNPLPTAQYVGNASGCDISSTKKIVDCVMQLTEEDIQTLVKENPMLRFGVTVDGWFLPKPVEELLQSHEFNKVPLINGITSDECGYMLPNFFSPQEWTEGMDIEQILPFLTVFYPPVQDQSVVELVLKEYLGTSPDRTKIRDGFREMLGDFMFNIPARKLANYHRDAGAPVYMYEFQHPPSVLQKKRPSFVGSDHGDEIIFVFGLCFANGRMKLEGKLTEEENELCKTVMAYWGNFARTGSPNGPGLTEWPEFGAEAEYLSIGLEQKPRKDLKGKHFTFMTQTLPRIIKELKEGPLVHTKLGSLRGAFMTAKGKETVISSYFGVPFAKPPVGPLRLAPPQPAEAWQEVRDATKQPPMCVQSRELLLDLLANVSMDVEVPEVSEDCLYLNIYTPSKPGDNSKLPVMVWIHGGGFSAASASIFDGLVLSAYQDVVVVLIQYRLGLLGFFSTGDEHAPGNYGLLDQVAALQWVQENIHSFGGDPGSVTIFGESAGGVSVSLHVLSPLSSNLFHHAIAESGTAAMDAIMNPNPLPTAQYVGNASGCDISSTKKIVDCVMQMTEEDILKIAKEQLMLRFGVTIDGRFLPKPVEELLQSHEFNKVPLINGVTDDDGGYTLPNILAPPGWTDGMDKEQILPFLPLFNPDFQSQAIAELVLNEYLGTSNDRITIREAFREIMGDFFFNIPARKVSNYHKDAGAPVYMYEFQHSPSLLKKKRPSFVGCDHGDELFFVLGYCFGKHVKLQDEIPEEENELCKTAMAYWGNFARTGSPNGPGLTKWPEYGAEAEYLGFGLEQKPGKNFKGKHFNLMTQKLPQIIKEWKEGPVVQTKSGSVRGAFLTVKGKDSIVNSYLGVPFAKPPVGPLRLARPQPAEKWDGVRDATKQPPMCIQNRQVNVVELDFLAMDVEIPEVSEDCLYLNIYTPVKPGEEAKLPVMVWIHGGGLALGSASTYDGSVLSAYQDVVVVLIQYRLGLLGYLSTGDEHAPGNYGFLDQVAALQWVQENIRSFGGDPGSVTIFGESAGGISVSSLILSPLASGLFHRAIAESGTALWDGLVMGDPLLKAQNAAKLCNCDSGSSSKIVDCIMRWSEEELLKCSNQFEMMYFSLAVDSYFLPKPVEEIVQKQEFSKVPLITGITSDEFGFILPSFFGGKDWIYGMDKEQAIKGLTLTYPDPRDRWIVDLVAKEYLGDTTDPVQVRDIYREMMGDVMFNIPALQLAKYHSASGAPVYLYEFQHAPSMVQKNRPSFVGVDHADELFFIQGTCFAKAHLKATAPFTEEEDELCRTVMGYWGNFAHTGSPNGPGLTHWPEYENEVEYLGIGLEQKTGKNLREKHYTFMTETLPDLIRRGREKTEHLEL